One stretch of Citrobacter farmeri DNA includes these proteins:
- a CDS encoding fimbrial protein, with translation MKVSARKIKFRQAFLLIAGMQIVFVPYSACAGIVEASDLLWYKGSATGEIAGKCMLIENDSFPLTIPTAIVVDNNVPDGTVIYSWDYGQFIDLNINCRGDGDSATGGYYLNVIIPSQRFMLTFPDEIGVRINGVSSGFKIKMYAKYDWEGQEICQGGICQNNPYSGYFTSVNSEIISKGTEYNGSHLRSLSAFNRPNMQIFPSQNASTGKYHIWNGSISVSTRAELIKNGPVSYGNITSTIGSGAQNNAITFEGTNTSIFQRLNVSTLSGNAITLVAPSCRLKNNIYNISMGRWSADMINYNNGGSVTSSGVPVELTLECSGNVSNVTAKFNDTGSNPSSAQEKNITLYNDAGNKVEGLEIEMRYNNNRINIDGTTLNIGSHGASANYPSSSQLEYNSESIVNFSAHYRQTGQITSGGNSFTGNVRGAVNVTIEYN, from the coding sequence ATGAAAGTAAGTGCGAGAAAAATAAAATTTCGCCAGGCATTTCTATTAATAGCTGGAATGCAGATTGTATTTGTTCCGTATTCAGCTTGTGCGGGTATTGTTGAGGCTTCCGACCTCCTTTGGTACAAAGGATCAGCAACAGGTGAAATTGCCGGAAAATGTATGCTGATTGAAAATGATTCATTTCCTTTAACTATACCCACCGCGATAGTTGTGGACAATAATGTTCCTGATGGCACAGTTATTTATTCATGGGATTATGGACAATTTATTGATCTTAATATCAACTGTAGAGGAGACGGAGATTCAGCTACTGGTGGGTACTATTTGAATGTAATAATACCTTCACAACGATTCATGCTTACATTCCCTGATGAAATAGGTGTCAGAATAAATGGCGTATCGTCAGGATTTAAAATAAAAATGTATGCAAAATATGACTGGGAGGGTCAGGAGATCTGTCAGGGGGGCATATGTCAAAATAACCCCTACTCTGGTTATTTCACTTCTGTAAACTCAGAAATAATTAGTAAAGGAACTGAGTATAATGGTTCGCATCTAAGGAGTCTTAGTGCTTTTAATCGCCCCAATATGCAGATATTTCCCTCACAGAATGCCTCTACTGGAAAATACCATATTTGGAATGGAAGCATTTCTGTTTCTACCAGAGCAGAGTTGATAAAAAATGGGCCTGTATCTTATGGAAATATTACATCCACTATTGGAAGTGGCGCTCAAAATAACGCTATAACTTTTGAAGGGACAAACACATCAATATTCCAGAGACTAAATGTCAGTACTCTTTCCGGAAACGCAATCACATTGGTAGCACCATCATGCCGTTTAAAAAACAATATTTATAATATATCTATGGGGCGCTGGTCCGCAGATATGATTAATTATAATAACGGAGGGTCAGTGACCAGTTCTGGTGTACCAGTAGAATTGACACTGGAATGTTCAGGAAACGTATCAAATGTTACTGCTAAATTTAACGACACTGGCAGCAATCCGTCTTCCGCTCAGGAAAAAAATATCACACTGTATAATGACGCGGGAAATAAAGTTGAGGGTCTGGAAATAGAAATGCGATATAATAACAACCGCATAAATATAGATGGCACTACGTTAAATATCGGAAGTCACGGTGCGTCAGCAAACTATCCTTCTTCTTCGCAGTTAGAGTATAATTCTGAAAGCATTGTAAATTTTTCAGCCCATTATCGTCAGACTGGTCAGATCACAAGTGGGGGGAACAGTTTTACTGGAAATGTCAGAGGTGCTGTCAATGTCACAATTGAGTATAACTAA
- a CDS encoding YhfL family protein, translating to MSQLFKIIILGFALTTLTACTGSIENKKNNCSYDYLLHPAISISKVIGGCGPEADVK from the coding sequence ATGTCTCAACTTTTTAAAATCATTATTCTCGGTTTTGCTCTTACCACTCTGACTGCATGTACTGGTAGCATCGAAAACAAAAAAAACAATTGTAGTTACGATTATCTGCTTCATCCAGCAATATCTATCTCTAAAGTTATCGGCGGTTGCGGCCCGGAGGCTGACGTCAAGTAA
- a CDS encoding FKBP-type peptidyl-prolyl cis-trans isomerase N-terminal domain-containing protein, with translation MTEMALEETYAERDSLVLKAIKNTAVKEKQTAANWLTSFRKQPGVKQPPSGLWYLIEYAGDEPLLSGDPVADISVRGSLTDGTTVKDMELTGAVITMKLSEYPAVFREAIGLLRQHGR, from the coding sequence ATGACAGAAATGGCCCTGGAGGAAACGTATGCCGAACGGGACAGTCTGGTGCTGAAAGCCATCAAAAACACGGCTGTAAAAGAAAAGCAGACCGCCGCCAATTGGCTGACCAGCTTCAGGAAACAACCCGGTGTGAAGCAGCCCCCCTCGGGGCTGTGGTATCTGATTGAGTATGCAGGGGATGAACCTCTGCTGTCAGGCGATCCGGTGGCGGATATTTCGGTCAGGGGAAGTCTGACTGATGGCACCACGGTGAAAGATATGGAGCTGACCGGAGCTGTGATAACGATGAAGCTGTCGGAATATCCGGCGGTTTTCCGGGAAGCCATTGGCCTGTTGCGCCAGCACGGGCGTTGA
- the ccdA gene encoding type II toxin-antitoxin system antitoxin CcdA, with protein MKQRITVTIDSDNYQLLKSADVNISGLVNTAMQKEARRLRAERWQAENQEGMAEVARFIEMNGSFADENRDW; from the coding sequence ATGAAGCAGCGTATTACTGTCACCATCGACAGCGACAACTATCAACTACTCAAATCGGCAGACGTGAATATCTCCGGGCTGGTGAATACAGCCATGCAGAAAGAGGCCCGACGTCTGCGTGCTGAACGCTGGCAAGCTGAAAATCAGGAAGGGATGGCTGAAGTCGCCCGGTTTATTGAAATGAACGGCTCCTTTGCAGACGAAAACAGGGACTGGTGA
- the ccdB gene encoding type II toxin-antitoxin system toxin CcdB, translating into MQFRVYTYKRESRYSLFVDVQSNIIDTPGRRMMIPLVSARLLSDKITRELYPVVHIGDDSYRLVTTDMASVPASVIGEEVSDLSHRENDIKNAINLMFWGI; encoded by the coding sequence ATGCAGTTCAGGGTTTACACCTATAAAAGAGAAAGCCGCTACAGCCTATTCGTGGACGTGCAGAGTAACATCATCGACACACCCGGCCGCCGGATGATGATCCCTCTGGTCAGTGCCCGTCTGCTGTCTGACAAAATCACACGGGAACTGTACCCGGTGGTGCATATCGGCGATGACAGTTATCGTCTGGTGACTACCGATATGGCCAGTGTGCCAGCTTCGGTGATCGGAGAAGAAGTGAGCGACCTCAGTCACCGGGAGAATGACATCAAGAATGCTATTAACCTGATGTTCTGGGGGATATGA
- a CDS encoding Abi family protein: MGPEKFISVERLDIYKKHLKVEPHQVMSAYHWNKALAGAMLPALQCLEVTLRNALDQAIRSVPPPGATGLWLTDHNWIFSLPRYMGKKAFPKLSVRFKMARKPGQPRDPQGILLDQYGNRVVARKVREENLVEQARDAIVNEGKIITPARVIAAMSFGFWTTLLSTKYEDNSSKSLLWPNLNTVVFPHLPVGHGMQDVRHAFNRIRSLRNRLSHHEALWKFHYDDPATGLPDYGNPVYGAHASSSLLRKHYDDILDMIGWMSPDRKTTFLSHSANLRFYALCSVDGLNSYISPEKIKSQIKVTRGGKGISRLIKVLEKNEFIRIVKKGQTVLTIGTDNSVLIN; the protein is encoded by the coding sequence ATGGGACCGGAAAAATTTATTTCTGTCGAACGGCTGGATATTTATAAAAAACACCTGAAAGTAGAACCTCATCAGGTCATGTCTGCATATCACTGGAATAAAGCGCTCGCCGGAGCCATGCTTCCTGCTCTGCAGTGTCTTGAAGTCACCCTGCGAAACGCACTGGATCAGGCTATCCGCTCAGTCCCCCCACCTGGTGCAACAGGACTCTGGCTGACGGACCATAACTGGATTTTCAGCCTGCCTCGTTACATGGGGAAGAAAGCCTTTCCGAAGCTCTCTGTAAGATTCAAAATGGCCAGAAAACCTGGACAGCCCCGGGATCCACAAGGGATTTTACTGGACCAGTACGGTAACCGGGTTGTAGCCCGTAAAGTGCGGGAAGAAAACCTTGTTGAACAGGCGAGAGACGCCATTGTCAATGAAGGTAAAATCATCACCCCGGCCCGCGTGATTGCCGCAATGAGCTTTGGTTTCTGGACGACCTTACTGAGTACGAAATATGAAGATAACAGCAGTAAGTCGCTGCTGTGGCCCAATCTTAATACAGTGGTGTTTCCGCATCTTCCCGTCGGTCATGGTATGCAAGACGTCCGTCACGCCTTTAACCGGATCCGTTCCCTGCGCAACCGTTTATCACACCATGAAGCACTCTGGAAATTTCATTACGATGATCCGGCTACAGGGTTGCCTGATTATGGCAACCCTGTTTATGGTGCTCACGCCAGCAGCAGTCTGCTAAGAAAACATTACGATGACATCCTGGACATGATTGGCTGGATGAGTCCTGACCGTAAAACCACTTTCCTGAGTCATTCCGCAAACCTGCGATTTTATGCCCTGTGCTCGGTGGACGGGCTGAACAGTTATATTTCGCCGGAAAAAATCAAGTCGCAGATAAAGGTTACACGTGGCGGTAAAGGCATCAGCAGATTAATTAAAGTCCTCGAGAAAAATGAGTTCATCCGGATAGTGAAGAAAGGTCAGACAGTACTCACCATTGGTACTGACAATTCTGTCCTGATTAACTGA
- the repA gene encoding incFII family plasmid replication initiator RepA, whose protein sequence is MQEEVADARNLFTHYRQVKNPNPAFTPREGKKTLPFCRKLMAKAEGFTSRFDFSVHVAFVRSLGKRHRMPPLLRRRAIDALLQGLCFHYDPLANRVQRSITNLAIECGLATESKNGNLSITRATRALKFMSELGLITYQTEYDPQIGCNIPTDITFTPALFSALDVSDVAVVAARRSRVEWENKLRQKQNLKPLEMDELIAKAWRFVRERFRSYQSERKQHGLKRARARRDADRTRKDIETLVKQQLTWEYASGRFTGGLDAMKRELQRRVKERMLMSRGNNYTRLATVPI, encoded by the coding sequence GTGCAGGAAGAAGTGGCTGACGCCCGGAATCTGTTCACCCATTATCGTCAGGTCAAAAACCCGAACCCGGCCTTCACGCCGCGTGAGGGGAAAAAGACCCTGCCGTTCTGTCGTAAGCTGATGGCGAAAGCCGAAGGCTTTACGTCCCGTTTTGACTTTTCCGTCCATGTGGCGTTCGTACGCTCGCTCGGTAAGCGTCATCGGATGCCGCCATTGTTGCGCCGTCGTGCCATCGATGCGCTGCTTCAGGGACTGTGCTTCCACTACGACCCGCTGGCCAATCGTGTCCAGCGTTCTATAACCAACCTGGCTATTGAATGCGGGCTAGCCACAGAGTCGAAAAACGGCAATCTGTCCATCACCCGTGCCACCCGGGCGCTGAAGTTTATGTCGGAGCTGGGGCTGATTACCTACCAGACGGAATATGACCCGCAGATTGGCTGTAATATCCCGACCGACATCACTTTCACGCCGGCACTGTTCTCCGCGCTTGACGTCTCTGACGTAGCGGTGGTGGCCGCCCGCCGCAGCCGCGTCGAATGGGAAAATAAGCTGCGTCAGAAGCAGAACCTGAAGCCGCTGGAGATGGACGAACTGATAGCGAAAGCATGGCGCTTTGTGCGCGAACGCTTCCGCAGCTACCAGTCCGAACGTAAACAGCATGGTCTGAAACGCGCCCGTGCCCGGCGTGATGCGGACAGAACCCGTAAGGACATAGAGACACTGGTGAAACAGCAGCTGACGTGGGAATACGCGTCCGGACGTTTTACCGGCGGTCTGGATGCCATGAAACGGGAGCTGCAGCGGCGCGTGAAAGAGCGCATGCTGATGTCGCGGGGCAACAATTACACGCGACTGGCCACAGTCCCCATATAA
- the tap gene encoding RepA leader peptide Tap has product MLRKVQYLFLRHLLLPCIVCAGRSG; this is encoded by the coding sequence ATGCTCAGAAAAGTTCAATACTTGTTTCTGCGCCATTTACTCCTTCCGTGCATTGTATGTGCAGGAAGAAGTGGCTGA
- a CDS encoding replication regulatory protein RepA codes for MSQPGNAVTSSSKEKRQYRKGNPLTDAEKQRQSVARKRALLKEVKVFLDPQLKGYLLSMCEQDGLTQAEVLTTLIEREAQKRKLG; via the coding sequence ATGTCGCAGCCCGGAAATGCAGTAACTTCCTCATCGAAAGAAAAGCGTCAGTATAGAAAAGGTAATCCTCTTACTGATGCAGAAAAGCAAAGGCAGTCAGTCGCTCGTAAGAGAGCATTGCTCAAAGAGGTTAAAGTTTTTCTTGACCCACAACTTAAAGGATACCTTTTGAGTATGTGTGAGCAGGATGGGCTAACTCAAGCTGAAGTATTGACTACCCTTATCGAGCGTGAAGCGCAGAAAAGAAAATTAGGCTAA
- a CDS encoding phospholipase D family protein, translated as MQIIHKIHMRRWLLPGLLGLAMCSPVPITYAATIETGFSPEGTALRLVLKTIDTAQQEIRLMGYSFTSPEVVRALVSAKRRGVDVRVVLDWKANTGKNNNASRAAMNLLAGAGIPLRTVSAYKILHDKVIVSDGRHTEVGSFNFSRAADRSNSENVLVVWDDPVTAQKYLNHWTSRWVQGTDWKQMY; from the coding sequence ATGCAAATTATTCACAAAATACATATGCGTCGATGGCTTCTGCCCGGTCTGCTCGGCCTGGCAATGTGTTCACCAGTTCCCATCACTTACGCCGCCACCATTGAGACAGGTTTTTCTCCGGAGGGTACGGCTCTGCGACTGGTTCTTAAGACAATTGATACAGCGCAGCAGGAAATCCGCCTTATGGGCTATTCCTTCACCTCTCCTGAGGTGGTCAGAGCCCTTGTTAGCGCAAAACGTCGTGGTGTTGATGTGAGAGTGGTGCTGGACTGGAAAGCCAATACCGGAAAAAACAACAACGCCAGCAGGGCGGCAATGAATCTGCTGGCTGGTGCTGGCATTCCGCTTCGTACCGTCAGTGCTTACAAAATTCTGCACGACAAAGTGATCGTCAGTGACGGTCGTCACACCGAAGTGGGATCTTTCAACTTCAGCCGTGCAGCAGACCGTTCGAATTCGGAGAACGTGCTTGTGGTGTGGGACGACCCGGTTACCGCACAGAAGTACCTGAACCACTGGACATCCCGCTGGGTGCAGGGAACGGACTGGAAACAGATGTACTGA
- the traX gene encoding type-F conjugative transfer system pilin acetylase TraX, translated as MNPGKSVALQPFRPLLNFSALQRDVIRMAAFMAMMGDHIATAFQLDMPLLNMAGRCAFPLFALVSGCNLAGKTLRQYSLNRLWLTALLAQPGYWLAFREAGLMWWQLNILFAFAVVMQVTRFLQAATVLNGVAAFTALVGYLPLNSASYGIPGLLMLASALLIWQVRDSLRPALFAVWLLLVTLLNARHGDVMTLSGVLLTLTVLFCVHGLVPALGRRLQVGRWFAPAYALHLLCIGFLVSVL; from the coding sequence ATGAATCCGGGGAAATCTGTTGCCCTGCAACCTTTCAGGCCGCTCCTGAATTTTTCCGCGCTGCAGCGCGATGTCATCCGGATGGCCGCATTTATGGCAATGATGGGGGACCACATCGCCACTGCTTTTCAGCTGGATATGCCCTTACTGAACATGGCCGGGCGTTGTGCATTCCCCCTGTTTGCGCTGGTCAGCGGCTGTAACTTGGCAGGCAAAACACTGCGTCAGTACAGCCTCAACCGCCTGTGGCTGACGGCACTCCTGGCCCAGCCGGGTTACTGGCTGGCCTTCAGGGAAGCCGGACTCATGTGGTGGCAACTGAATATCCTGTTTGCCTTCGCCGTTGTCATGCAGGTGACCCGCTTCCTGCAGGCAGCGACCGTGCTTAATGGCGTTGCGGCTTTCACAGCCCTGGTGGGGTATCTGCCGCTTAACTCTGCCAGTTACGGTATACCCGGTTTGCTGATGCTCGCCAGTGCGCTGCTTATCTGGCAGGTCCGGGACTCACTGCGGCCAGCCCTGTTTGCTGTCTGGTTGTTGCTGGTCACCCTGCTTAATGCCCGGCATGGTGATGTGATGACGCTCTCCGGCGTACTGCTGACGTTGACTGTGCTGTTTTGCGTGCACGGGCTGGTACCGGCTCTCGGACGACGCCTGCAGGTCGGACGGTGGTTTGCACCAGCGTATGCCCTCCATCTGCTGTGTATTGGTTTTTTGGTCAGTGTTCTCTGA
- a CDS encoding DUF2726 domain-containing protein, producing MMTGLLIIVALLCGFILLLKKAGESRHPLLQRLREKGIRPGRTEQLLCRRPSFVSAGQLMTEREQRFLRRLDRGTDTRQWRLCPQVRVADIVRVAPDHKSGSREWWQLFRLVSQWHCDVVITDRAGRIIAAVELDDRSHQAPKRQRRDLLLEEVLKQAGIPLLRGDDEQQLAERVRAHLCAQRPEATA from the coding sequence ATGATGACCGGTCTTCTGATTATTGTTGCGCTGTTATGCGGATTTATTCTGTTGCTGAAAAAGGCCGGTGAGAGCAGACATCCACTTTTGCAGAGGCTGCGTGAAAAAGGGATTCGGCCGGGCAGAACTGAACAGTTGCTGTGTCGCCGACCGTCATTCGTCAGTGCCGGTCAGCTGATGACGGAACGGGAACAGCGTTTTCTGCGCCGGCTCGACAGGGGGACCGATACCCGCCAGTGGCGGCTGTGCCCGCAGGTTCGGGTGGCTGATATCGTCAGAGTGGCTCCCGACCATAAATCTGGCAGCCGGGAATGGTGGCAGCTGTTTCGTCTGGTATCGCAGTGGCACTGCGATGTGGTTATCACGGACCGCGCCGGGCGAATCATTGCGGCAGTGGAGCTGGACGACCGTTCCCATCAGGCGCCGAAACGTCAGCGGCGTGACCTGCTGCTGGAAGAGGTACTGAAACAGGCGGGTATCCCGTTGCTGCGCGGCGATGATGAGCAACAGCTGGCGGAGCGCGTCAGGGCACACCTTTGCGCACAACGACCGGAGGCTACAGCATGA